Below is a window of Candidatus Terasakiella magnetica DNA.
TTCGTTTTGTGATGCAGACTATTGAAGCTGAATCTGCACGCCAAGTTGAAGTTTATGAAGAAGGTGGCGAGATCGTTCAGGAAACACGCCTGTTTGACAGCACGACAGGAACAACACGTTCCATGCGTTCTAAAGAACATGCCCATGATTATCGCTACTTCCCTGATCCTGATCTTCTGCCGTTGGAATTGCCAGCAGGTTATGTGGATGAAATCCGCAAAACGTTGCCGGAACTTCCAGATGAAAAGAAAGATCGCTTCATCAATGAGTTGGGCCTATCACCTTATGATGCCTCCGTTCTGGTTGCTGAAAAAGAAAAGGCGGATTACTACGAAGTTGTTGCCAAGGGCCGTGATGGCAAACTGGCGGCAAACTGGGTCATCACCAACCTGTTTGCAGTGTTGAACAAGCAAGGCGTTTCCATTCAGGAAAGTCCGGTTTCTGCTGAAAACCTCGGAAAACTTGTTGAGTTGATCAGCAACGACACGATTTCTGGCCGTATCGCCAAAGACGTTTTTGAGATTATGATTGAAACAGGCGATAACCCTGAAAAGATCGTTGAAGAAAAAGGTCTCAAGCAGATCACGGATACAGGCGCGATTGAAGCCGCCATTGATGAGATTATGGCAGCCAACGAAGATAAGGTTGAACAAATCCGCGGCGGTAAAGATAAAATGCTGGGCTGGTTTGTCGGTCAAGTCATGAAAGCCACACAGGGTAAAGCCAACCCGGGCGTGGTGAACAAACTGCTTCGTGATAAAATTATGGGCTAAGCTTTTAGCGCATTAACGTTTAATAACGCTCTCAAGGAAACTTGGGGGCGTTATTTTTTTGTCTGGCCGCGATTGGGGATGTTTGAGGCCACGCGGCCTTTTTCTGTAATGGTTGTTTTATGAAACCCTGCACCAAAAACAGAACGTCGTACCCAGCCCTTTTTCTCACATTCTTCAATAGTACGTTCCAAGATCGTATCGGAAATATCATCAGCAACCGCAATGTCACCGGACATGACAAGCAATTCAAGAAGGAGGCGCTGTTGAGGAAGAACATCTGGCATAAGGACACCTGGCTAAATTAGTTTTCTCACATAAAAATTACAAAAGAGAGAAGTGTGAGGTCAATCATATTTTTTGTTTTTGAATAATTTAAAATAGCTTAGAATTCTTAAAACTCTCTAAACGGTGGTATTTATGATTGATCTTTATTCCTGGCCGACCCCAAACGGCCATAAAGTCCATATTATGTTGGAAGAAACGGGGCTGGATTATACTGTCCATGGCGTCAATATCGCCAATGGGGAACAGTTTGAAGAAGGTTTCCTTGCCATAAGCCCTAATAATAAAATCCCCGCAATTGTGGACCATGATGGTCCAGAGGGAAAAGCCATTAGCCTGTTTGAAAGCGGGGCAATCCTGATCTATCTGGCAGAAAAAACAGGCTCAAAGCTTTTGCCAAGCACGCCTGACAAACGTTATGAGGTCCTGCAATGGCTGATGTTCCAGATGGGCGGCCTTGGCCCCATGTTGGGGCAGGCGCATCATTTTAGAAAATATGCCCCTGTGCAGGTCGATTATGGCATTGAGCGCTACACCAATGAGGCCACGCGCCTTTATGGGGTGATGGATAAACGATTGGGGCAGGCTGACTATCTGGCAGGTGACTATTCTATCGCCGATATCGCAGCTATGCCGTGGATACGTTCATATAAAGATCAGGGCCAAGACCTAGACAGTTATCCAAACTTGAAACGCTGGTTTCTTGCGATTAAAGAGCGCAAAGCCGTGCGCCGCGGCCTTGCTGTTTTGGACGAACATACCCGCAAAACCCCTTATGATGATGAAGAACTTAAAACCCTGTTTAACGTTGAGAGAAAATAATTCGCAAAAAGCAGTTTTTGAACATTGACAGCGCCTCCATGTATTTGTAGAACCCTTGAACCACACCGTGGATAGTTGGCCGAGTGGCTGAAGGCGCTCCCCTGCTAAGGGAGTATGGGTTAACGCTCATCGAGGGTTCGAATCCCTCACTGTCCGCCAGAATTTTTAAAGCGAACCGCTGATTATCAGTTGGTTCGCTTTTTCTTTGTAATATGCTTTATAAATCAAATAGTTGCGGGCGGCAGCGCATCATTGTAGTGCGCTAAGCTGAACCGGAGACGGCGAATTCGGAGCCGAATATCTTAAATATCTCTGTGACGATTTGACCCAGTTTAATTCAGCAATAAAAAAGCCCTCCACACCGGGAGGGCTGGGCGGTCATATCTGACGTATTTAGATTCCAAAAAGCTGTTCTTGTTCACTCCAGTCCGAAGGCAAGGTCTTCAAGGTCATGAGCTTATTTGCCGTCATGGTTTGAGGCTGAGTACCTGTAATAATAGCTTCCTGAATTTTTGGAGATAGGGCAGATACGCGAAGTAGCTTGCCGATATAGGTCAGCGAAACACCTTCTTGCCGGGCAAGCGCGGACAGACTGAGCTGATCCGTTGACGTCAACTTTTCCATAAGGGTATGAGCTTTGGCTAAAATGGTGATTAAGGTCGCATCGTTCTTTGGCTTCCTTTTTACCTCACCGAGAACAATTT
It encodes the following:
- the gatB gene encoding Asp-tRNA(Asn)/Glu-tRNA(Gln) amidotransferase subunit GatB — encoded protein: MGYVIKGETGDWELVIGLEVHCQVISNAKLFSGASTTFGAEPNHNVAFLDAGMPGMLPVINEQCIEHAVRTGLGLKAQINEYSVFARKNYFYADLPLGYQISQFDKPIVGEGTMILDLEDGETKEVGIERLHMEIDAGKSQHDQHPSKSYIDLNRAGVCLMEIVSMPDMTSPEEAGAYVRKLRSIVRYLETCDGNMDEGSMRCDVNVSVRKVGEEGLRTRTETKNVNSVRFVMQTIEAESARQVEVYEEGGEIVQETRLFDSTTGTTRSMRSKEHAHDYRYFPDPDLLPLELPAGYVDEIRKTLPELPDEKKDRFINELGLSPYDASVLVAEKEKADYYEVVAKGRDGKLAANWVITNLFAVLNKQGVSIQESPVSAENLGKLVELISNDTISGRIAKDVFEIMIETGDNPEKIVEEKGLKQITDTGAIEAAIDEIMAANEDKVEQIRGGKDKMLGWFVGQVMKATQGKANPGVVNKLLRDKIMG
- a CDS encoding glutathione S-transferase family protein codes for the protein MIDLYSWPTPNGHKVHIMLEETGLDYTVHGVNIANGEQFEEGFLAISPNNKIPAIVDHDGPEGKAISLFESGAILIYLAEKTGSKLLPSTPDKRYEVLQWLMFQMGGLGPMLGQAHHFRKYAPVQVDYGIERYTNEATRLYGVMDKRLGQADYLAGDYSIADIAAMPWIRSYKDQGQDLDSYPNLKRWFLAIKERKAVRRGLAVLDEHTRKTPYDDEELKTLFNVERK